Proteins encoded in a region of the Labrus mixtus chromosome 19, fLabMix1.1, whole genome shotgun sequence genome:
- the LOC132994533 gene encoding LOW QUALITY PROTEIN: solute carrier family 22 member 13-like (The sequence of the model RefSeq protein was modified relative to this genomic sequence to represent the inferred CDS: substituted 1 base at 1 genomic stop codon), with protein LALEWTIPSNAAICTQLIIIVYSGGLMMLSGIAYLIPNGRILQLVLCCPVLLLLFLFLYWFLPESARWLMTQGRKEEAQKELERAAKVNGRQVPDDLMDKVDIKVTFIQRNMLDIFXIPYLRKQTMITGLSWFAVSLLYYGLSLNVGGFGLNIYLTQLIFGLVEIPADLGALALIQHFGRRMCYACFLCFGGASCLLILAIPKDLPVVITITAVLGKMAATTSFSTAYVYIPELYPTILRQNGVGLNSMCARVADILAPLIRLLEVYRHTIPMLIYGIVPIVAGGFCLLLPETLNVQLQDHAEPEKQVTGPSEDHLGQILAEHKL; from the exons TTAGCATTGGAATGGACTATCCCTTCAAATGCTGCCATCTGCACACAGCTCATCATAATAGTCTACTCTGGTGGACTGATGATGTTGTCTGGCATTGCATATTTAATCCCAAACGGGAGGATCCTGCAGCTGGTCCTCTGCTGTCctgttctccttctcctcttcttattcttatacTG GTTTCTTCCAGAGTCAGCTCGCTGGCTCATGACCCAgggcaggaaggaggaggcacAAAAGGAGCTCGAGAGGGCAGCCAAGGTGAACGGGAGGCAGGTACCAGATGATCTGATGGACAAG GTGGATATCAAAGTTACATTCATACAGAGAAACATGTTGGACATCTTCTGAATACCATACTTGAGAAAACAAACCATGATAACGGGCTTATCCTG GTTTGCAGTTAGTCTTCTGTACTATGGACTGAGCCTGAATGTTGGTGGATTTGGCCTGAATATCTACCTCACACAGTTAATTTTTGGTCTTGTGGAAATTCCTGCCGACCTGGGTGCTTTGGCATTAATCCAGCACTTTGGAAGGAGGATGTGTTACGCATGCTTCCTATGTTTTGGAGGTGCTTCTTGCCTCCTGATCCTTGCTATCCCAAAAG ATCTTCCTGTGGTCATAACAATCACAGCCGTTCTGGGGAAAATGGCTGCCACTACTTCATTCAGCACAGCCTATGTTTACATACCCGAATTATACCCAACCATTTTAAG GCAGAATGGTGTAGGTCTTAACTCCATGTGTGCTCGTGTGGCAGACATACTCGCTCCACTCATTAGACTTCTGGAAGTCTACCGTCACACTATCCCCATGCTGATATACGGCATTGTTCCCATTGTTGCTGGGGGGTTCTGTTTGCTTTTGCCTGAAACTCTCAACGTCCAACTTCAGGATCATGCAGAGCCCGA AAAACAAGTCACCGGACCCTCAGAGGACCACCTCGGACAAATTCTAGCAGAGCACAAGCTTTAA